One Halalkalicoccus sp. NIPERK01 DNA segment encodes these proteins:
- a CDS encoding aminopeptidase, which yields MDRRVHDHAEVLVDWSARVEAGDDVVVSVAEGAHGLAVAVAEKLGERGANPLVTYDSDEVSRAYLAAHDGEFSTGEHELAMVENADVYLRLGGGRNTSALADVPGEARQAHSRATAPLREARMETDWVSTVHPTRSLAQQAGMAYEEYREFVYDAVLRDWESLAGEMAEMKEVLDAGSEVRIERERTDLAMSIENRTAVNSAASVRYDSHNLPSGEVFTAPHATEGEVLFDVPITVNGKRLRDVSLTFENGEVVDFSAEANEDELETVLDTDEGARRLGELGIGMNRGIDRFTDNVLFDEKMGDTVHLALGRAYDACLPEGEAGNQSAVHVDLITDMSDGVMEVDGEVVQRNGVFRWEDGFEG from the coding sequence ATGGACCGACGAGTTCACGACCACGCCGAGGTGCTGGTCGACTGGAGCGCGCGCGTCGAGGCGGGCGACGACGTGGTCGTCTCCGTGGCGGAGGGCGCCCACGGCCTAGCGGTGGCCGTCGCAGAGAAGTTGGGAGAGCGCGGCGCGAACCCCCTCGTGACCTACGACTCCGACGAGGTGAGCCGGGCGTATCTCGCCGCCCACGACGGGGAGTTCAGCACGGGAGAGCACGAACTCGCGATGGTCGAGAACGCGGACGTCTACCTCCGGCTCGGCGGCGGGCGAAACACCAGCGCGCTCGCGGACGTGCCCGGCGAGGCTCGCCAGGCCCACAGTAGGGCGACCGCGCCGCTCCGGGAGGCCCGCATGGAAACCGACTGGGTTTCGACCGTCCACCCCACCCGCTCGCTCGCCCAGCAGGCGGGGATGGCCTACGAGGAGTACCGGGAGTTCGTCTACGACGCCGTTCTCAGGGACTGGGAGTCGCTCGCCGGGGAGATGGCCGAGATGAAAGAGGTCCTCGACGCGGGCAGCGAGGTCCGCATCGAGAGGGAGCGGACGGATCTGGCGATGTCGATCGAAAACCGGACGGCGGTCAACTCCGCCGCGTCCGTCAGGTACGACTCGCACAACCTGCCCTCGGGCGAGGTGTTCACCGCGCCCCACGCGACGGAGGGCGAGGTCCTCTTCGACGTTCCGATAACGGTCAACGGTAAGCGCCTGCGGGACGTCTCGTTGACCTTCGAGAACGGCGAGGTCGTCGACTTCTCGGCGGAAGCCAACGAGGACGAACTCGAAACGGTCCTCGACACCGACGAGGGCGCGCGCCGTCTCGGGGAGCTAGGGATCGGCATGAACCGCGGGATCGACCGCTTCACCGACAACGTCCTCTTCGACGAGAAGATGGGCGATACCGTGCATCTGGCCCTCGGGCGGGCCTACGACGCCTGTCTGCCCGAGGGCGAGGCGGGCAACCAGTCGGCGGTCCACGTCGACCTGATCACCGACATGAGCGACGGAGTGATGGAAGTCGACGGCGAGGTCGTTCAGAGAAACGGGGTGTTCCGCTGGGAGGACGGGTTCGAGGGATGA